A DNA window from Stenotrophomonas indicatrix contains the following coding sequences:
- a CDS encoding MarR family winged helix-turn-helix transcriptional regulator, translated as MDRPLDERTVLQMQLSSGLLYAGRQWQRLADSRLGSYGISTACTMPLLMIGRSGGGIRQVALAQQLGMEGPSLVRLLDKLCASGLVRRECDASDRRANLLWLTEEGQALVRELEDQLIGLRQDVFGELSMDELHAVLKAWRLLAEAADRIT; from the coding sequence ATGGACCGCCCCCTCGACGAGCGCACCGTGCTGCAGATGCAGCTCAGCTCCGGCCTGCTGTACGCAGGGCGGCAGTGGCAGCGCCTGGCCGACAGCCGGTTGGGCAGCTACGGCATCTCCACCGCCTGCACCATGCCCCTGCTGATGATCGGCCGCTCCGGCGGTGGCATCCGCCAGGTCGCGCTGGCGCAGCAGCTGGGCATGGAAGGCCCTTCCCTGGTGCGCCTGCTGGACAAGCTCTGCGCCAGTGGGCTGGTCCGCCGCGAATGCGATGCCAGCGACCGCCGCGCCAACCTGCTGTGGCTGACCGAGGAAGGCCAGGCATTGGTGCGCGAACTGGAAGACCAGTTGATCGGCCTGCGCCAGGACGTGTTCGGCGAGCTTTCCATGGATGAACTGCATGCCGTGCTGAAGGCATGGCGCCTGCTGGCCGAGGCTGCCGACCGCATCACGTAA
- the folE gene encoding GTP cyclohydrolase I FolE produces MSKNNEKAAPQGDVTQVQAEDAVRTLLRWAGEDPTREGLLDTPRRVAEAYGDWFSGYRDDPRAYMERTFEEVAGYDELIVLRDIEYESHCEHHMAPIIGRVHVGYLPAGKVVGISKLARVVEAYARRFQVQEKMTAQIAQCIQDVLQPVGVGVVVEGAHECMTTRGIHKRGVSMVTSKMLGSFREDARTRAEFLRFIEVGGKR; encoded by the coding sequence ATGAGCAAGAACAACGAAAAGGCCGCCCCGCAGGGCGACGTGACCCAGGTCCAGGCCGAGGATGCCGTGCGCACCCTGCTGCGTTGGGCCGGTGAGGACCCGACCCGCGAAGGCCTGCTGGATACCCCGCGCCGCGTGGCCGAAGCCTATGGCGACTGGTTCAGCGGCTACCGCGACGACCCGCGCGCCTACATGGAACGCACCTTCGAGGAAGTGGCCGGCTACGACGAGCTGATCGTCCTGCGCGACATCGAATACGAAAGCCACTGCGAGCACCACATGGCGCCGATCATCGGCCGCGTGCACGTCGGCTACCTGCCGGCCGGCAAGGTGGTGGGCATCAGCAAGCTGGCACGCGTGGTCGAAGCCTACGCCCGCCGCTTCCAGGTGCAGGAAAAGATGACCGCGCAGATCGCCCAGTGCATCCAGGACGTGCTGCAGCCGGTCGGTGTCGGCGTCGTTGTCGAAGGCGCCCACGAGTGCATGACCACCCGCGGCATCCACAAGCGCGGCGTCAGCATGGTCACCTCGAAGATGCTGGGCAGCTTCCGCGAGGACGCCCGCACCCGCGCCGAGTTCCTGCGCTTCATCGAAGTGGGCGGCAAGCGCTGA
- a CDS encoding efflux RND transporter periplasmic adaptor subunit, with amino-acid sequence MNKIVKKTLPVLLTCAAVIVALLVLRQLWVYYMDEPWTRDAHVGADVVQVAPDVSGLVETVQVADNQAVKKGDLLFVIDRARYRIALEQSRASLAERQASVAQLRREIGRDRSLQDLVAAEDAEVRRAKLQAAQAALATAQAAVDLAELNLARTEVRAPANGRVNDRTMRVGDYVVAGKPVLALLDTGSFRIDGYFEETRLRGVAPGQRVDIRLMGEDTPLHGHVESIAAGIEDRYRSNGSTLLPNVTPAFDWVRLAQRIPVRIAIDEVPAGVELIAGRTATVTVDTGRHVQNKKAGAAPTQAGL; translated from the coding sequence GTGAACAAGATCGTGAAGAAGACCCTGCCGGTGCTGCTTACCTGCGCAGCCGTGATCGTCGCCCTGCTGGTGCTGCGCCAGCTGTGGGTCTACTACATGGATGAGCCGTGGACCCGCGACGCCCACGTCGGCGCCGACGTGGTGCAGGTGGCGCCGGATGTGTCCGGCCTGGTCGAAACGGTGCAGGTAGCCGACAACCAGGCCGTGAAAAAGGGCGACCTGCTGTTCGTGATCGATCGCGCACGCTACCGCATCGCGCTGGAGCAGAGCCGCGCCAGCCTGGCCGAACGCCAGGCATCGGTCGCGCAGCTGCGCCGTGAGATCGGACGCGACCGCAGCCTGCAGGATCTGGTGGCCGCCGAGGACGCCGAAGTCCGCCGGGCCAAGCTGCAGGCCGCACAGGCCGCATTGGCCACCGCACAGGCCGCGGTCGACCTGGCCGAACTCAACCTGGCCCGCACCGAAGTACGTGCACCGGCCAATGGCCGGGTCAACGACCGCACCATGCGCGTGGGCGACTACGTGGTGGCCGGCAAGCCGGTGCTGGCGCTGCTGGATACCGGTTCGTTCCGCATCGATGGCTACTTCGAGGAAACCCGCCTGCGCGGCGTGGCCCCGGGGCAGCGCGTGGACATCCGCCTGATGGGCGAGGACACCCCTCTGCACGGCCATGTCGAAAGCATCGCCGCCGGCATCGAGGATCGCTACCGCAGCAATGGCAGCACCCTGCTGCCGAACGTGACCCCGGCCTTCGACTGGGTGCGGCTGGCGCAACGCATCCCGGTGCGCATCGCCATCGACGAGGTGCCTGCCGGCGTGGAGCTGATCGCCGGGCGCACCGCCACGGTGACCGTGGATACCGGCCGCCACGTGCAGAACAAGAAGGCCGGCGCTGCGCCGACACAGGCGGGCCTGTGA
- a CDS encoding efflux transporter outer membrane subunit, whose translation MNAALPRLGLIVALASLAACRTVGPDYALPEGSAFKRPQANAAFIDTHNPEVAANQALPARWWSLYNDPVLDGLITQALRDNVELKAADAHLRRAAAVYEQAMDAGGFEYEAEAGVSRAQLSAESFLQEHELPVINLADGKFAVSYQFDLFGKLKRGAEAARADEQSVAAARDLAQVSVVAEVADSYLEICHANHELHVAEHSLQLQQRSRSVTQRLINAGRGTPPELARANAQVALLEAALPPLQAQRSAAAYSLAALLGQTPGQLPAGVIDCAHAPTLAQPLPVGDGRALLQRRPDIRQAERKLASATARIGVATAELYPDIRLGASVGAAGLLEDFGQPMTQQWSFGPLISWTLPSSGTHARIHAAEAGADAALAEFDHAVLQALRETQTALDRYAQDLRRLQSLRVAQEQAAMAAEQNRRLYQGGRTPYLSSLDADRSLASSDATLAAAEAQVSRDQIHLFLVLGGGWQDSAASASAPTAAR comes from the coding sequence GTGAACGCCGCCCTGCCCCGCCTTGGCCTGATCGTCGCGCTGGCCAGCCTGGCTGCGTGCAGAACCGTCGGCCCGGATTACGCATTGCCCGAGGGCTCGGCGTTCAAGCGGCCGCAAGCGAATGCCGCGTTCATCGATACCCACAACCCCGAAGTGGCTGCCAACCAGGCACTGCCGGCACGCTGGTGGTCGCTGTACAACGACCCGGTGCTGGATGGGCTGATCACCCAGGCGCTGCGCGACAACGTCGAACTGAAGGCAGCCGACGCGCATCTGCGCCGCGCTGCTGCGGTGTACGAGCAGGCGATGGACGCCGGTGGCTTCGAGTACGAGGCCGAAGCCGGCGTCAGCCGCGCACAGTTGTCGGCCGAGTCGTTCCTGCAGGAGCACGAGCTGCCGGTGATCAACCTGGCCGACGGCAAGTTCGCGGTGAGCTACCAGTTCGACCTGTTCGGCAAGCTCAAGCGCGGTGCCGAAGCAGCCCGCGCCGACGAACAGTCGGTGGCCGCTGCACGTGACCTGGCCCAGGTGAGCGTGGTGGCCGAGGTGGCCGACAGCTACCTGGAGATCTGCCACGCCAACCACGAACTGCACGTAGCCGAGCATTCCCTGCAGCTGCAGCAGCGCAGCCGTTCGGTCACCCAGCGGTTGATCAACGCAGGCCGCGGCACGCCGCCGGAACTGGCGCGCGCCAATGCCCAGGTCGCGCTGCTGGAAGCCGCATTGCCCCCGCTGCAGGCGCAGCGTTCGGCCGCCGCCTATTCGCTGGCGGCACTGCTTGGGCAGACCCCGGGCCAGCTGCCGGCCGGGGTGATCGACTGCGCGCACGCACCCACCCTTGCCCAGCCGCTGCCGGTCGGTGATGGCCGCGCGCTGTTGCAGCGCCGTCCCGACATCCGCCAGGCCGAACGCAAGCTGGCCTCGGCCACCGCGCGGATTGGTGTCGCCACTGCCGAGCTGTACCCGGACATCCGCCTGGGCGCCTCGGTCGGCGCCGCCGGCCTGCTGGAAGACTTCGGCCAGCCGATGACCCAGCAGTGGTCGTTCGGCCCGCTGATCTCGTGGACGCTGCCGTCCTCGGGCACGCATGCACGCATCCATGCCGCCGAGGCTGGCGCCGATGCCGCGCTGGCCGAGTTCGACCATGCCGTGCTGCAGGCACTGCGCGAAACACAGACCGCACTGGACCGCTATGCGCAGGATCTGCGCCGCCTGCAGTCGTTGCGCGTGGCGCAGGAGCAGGCTGCGATGGCCGCAGAGCAGAACCGCCGGCTGTACCAGGGTGGCCGCACGCCGTACCTGTCCAGCCTGGATGCCGACCGCAGCCTGGCCAGCAGCGATGCCACCCTGGCCGCGGCCGAAGCCCAGGTCTCGCGCGACCAGATCCACCTGTTCCTGGTACTGGGCGGTGGCTGGCAGGACAGTGCCGCGTCTGCGTCTGCGCCGACGGCGGCGAGGTAA
- a CDS encoding DUF3375 domain-containing protein produces the protein MKHRERITRYRHLREQPQWKLLAADHAPEIIGLLQGLLMDGDRTLPASVLNERLQRALDQLNGDELSRELPRTAQAYVAHWLAQGWLERRLPEGADQEQYELSTQALQAIRFADSMEQARVAATESRLALVIEQLSQLAAQTEADPDARLSALRDERDRIDAEIARVSAGRVTALDGKRALERTRQIIGLADELTEDFRRVRDDFEQLNRDFRERIIDDEGERGDVLSKLFEGVDVIGESDAGRSFQAFWRLLNDAEQSAQLDAALETLLARGFARRLDRNERNFLRGFTSTMLERGGQVHDVLQNFARSLRGFVQSRGYLEQRRLNQLLKQAQSEALALRDDFPAQRAIGRDLQLTTSRLRSWSQWKLHDPRSAQVDGNVEYNDAASISLESVGDLVASSEIDFRTLRRDLHDLLDRQPKLSIAQALSQREAPQGLGSVIGYLSLGTRFGSVIAGEQELAEWRGGDGQIRRARIPLVWFTQERRHELA, from the coding sequence ATGAAGCACCGCGAACGCATCACCCGTTATCGCCACCTGCGCGAACAGCCGCAATGGAAGCTGCTCGCCGCCGACCACGCACCGGAAATCATCGGCCTGCTGCAGGGCCTGCTGATGGACGGCGATCGCACGTTGCCGGCATCGGTTCTCAATGAGCGCCTGCAGCGTGCGCTGGACCAGCTCAACGGCGACGAGTTGTCGCGCGAGCTGCCGCGTACCGCGCAGGCCTACGTCGCCCATTGGCTCGCGCAGGGCTGGCTGGAACGCCGGCTGCCTGAAGGCGCCGACCAGGAGCAGTACGAGCTCTCGACCCAGGCGCTGCAGGCGATCCGTTTCGCCGACAGCATGGAGCAGGCCCGCGTGGCCGCCACCGAGAGCCGTCTGGCACTGGTGATCGAACAGCTGTCGCAGCTGGCCGCACAGACCGAGGCCGACCCGGACGCACGCCTGTCCGCATTGCGCGACGAGCGCGACCGCATCGATGCCGAGATCGCCCGTGTCAGCGCTGGCCGTGTGACGGCCCTGGACGGCAAGCGCGCGCTGGAACGTACGCGCCAGATCATCGGCCTGGCCGACGAGTTGACCGAAGACTTCCGCCGCGTGCGCGACGACTTTGAACAGCTCAACCGTGATTTCCGCGAACGCATCATCGATGACGAAGGCGAGCGCGGCGACGTGCTGTCCAAGCTGTTCGAAGGCGTGGACGTGATCGGCGAGAGCGACGCGGGGCGTAGTTTCCAGGCGTTCTGGCGCCTGCTCAACGACGCCGAACAGAGCGCCCAGCTCGATGCCGCGCTGGAGACGCTGCTGGCCCGTGGCTTCGCCCGGCGGCTGGATCGCAACGAGCGCAACTTCCTGCGCGGCTTCACCAGCACCATGCTCGAGCGTGGTGGCCAGGTGCATGACGTGCTGCAGAACTTCGCGCGCAGCCTGCGTGGTTTCGTGCAGAGCCGCGGCTACCTGGAACAGCGCCGCCTCAACCAGCTGTTGAAGCAGGCGCAGTCCGAAGCACTGGCACTGCGCGATGACTTCCCGGCGCAGCGCGCCATTGGCCGCGACCTGCAGCTGACCACCAGCCGCCTGCGTTCGTGGTCGCAGTGGAAGCTGCACGACCCGCGCAGCGCGCAGGTCGATGGCAACGTCGAATACAACGATGCGGCCAGCATCAGCCTGGAAAGCGTGGGCGATCTGGTGGCGTCGTCGGAAATCGATTTCCGCACCCTGCGCCGCGACCTGCACGACCTGCTCGACAGGCAGCCGAAACTCAGCATCGCCCAGGCCCTGTCGCAGCGCGAAGCGCCGCAGGGGTTGGGCAGTGTCATCGGCTACCTCTCGCTGGGCACGCGCTTTGGCAGCGTGATCGCCGGCGAACAGGAGCTTGCCGAATGGCGAGGTGGCGACGGGCAGATCCGTCGTGCCCGCATCCCGCTGGTTTGGTTTACCCAGGAGAGACGCCATGAGCTGGCATGA
- a CDS encoding DUF1656 domain-containing protein produces the protein MPGEFSLHGVFVPTLLGLMVLAYLVNSGLHALLQRAGAYRHVWHPALFNLALYGIVLGLLFHLLRWMQS, from the coding sequence ATGCCCGGTGAATTCAGTCTCCACGGAGTGTTCGTCCCGACCCTGCTCGGGTTGATGGTGTTGGCCTACCTGGTCAACAGCGGCCTGCACGCGCTGCTGCAGCGTGCCGGTGCCTATCGCCACGTATGGCACCCGGCGCTGTTCAACCTGGCCTTGTACGGGATCGTGCTGGGCCTGCTGTTCCACCTCCTGCGTTGGATGCAATCGTGA
- a CDS encoding FUSC family protein gives MNGLTDRQAWLFSIKTYLAAIVALYIAMAGNLSRPYWAMGTVYIVSQPLLGPTRAKGVYRILGTLAAGLATLLMLPALVETPLVLSAAMSIWLAGCLFLALLNRGPRGYAFLLAGYTTAFIGFPAVTSPETIFDTVVARSEEIILGTVVAVLFASLLFPASVRPMLGARIGNWMEDAAQWCRQILERGRAHAPRNRLAADLVQFEALIEFLRRDDPRHAGAAVSMERLRERMLLLLPVLSSIADRLSALRSDGQTLPEGLPTLVDDIHDWIDTPSSASDYARLRARISALKPQVDRDLQHLQLASLLLRLEELVDLWQDCRTLQHAIDQGTAPLDRAHYRIRTERAATDKHVDYGMALFSALSAGVALMSYCVLWIGLGWEGGGNGAMMAAVTAAFFAAQDDPAPSMVSFLVWAMVASLVAGVYLFGVFPAVHDFGLLALVLAVVFLPLGLLLHHPKSALFALPLTVNLAALLSLQNTYSANVQTFANSSIAMFIGIGFAVVMTRLFRSVGAEWTARRLVRQGWTTLAEAAEGRGQQDRQRFAARMLDLLGLLAPRLAATPEGSDIASVDMLNEARIGLNILQLRRARLELPERSREAVEHILEEVAVHYRRQIAARKPIVAAEALRERLDTSLGRVGSVAACKARDEALMGLVGLRFALFPEAKALAPGLADAAAPSV, from the coding sequence ATGAACGGGCTGACCGACCGCCAGGCCTGGCTGTTCTCGATCAAGACCTACCTGGCAGCGATCGTCGCGCTGTATATCGCCATGGCCGGCAACCTGTCGCGCCCGTACTGGGCGATGGGCACGGTGTACATCGTCAGCCAGCCGCTGCTGGGCCCGACCCGGGCCAAGGGCGTGTACCGCATCCTCGGCACCCTGGCTGCCGGCCTGGCCACCCTGCTGATGTTGCCCGCCCTGGTGGAAACACCGCTGGTGCTGAGCGCAGCGATGTCGATCTGGCTGGCCGGCTGCCTGTTCCTGGCCCTGCTCAACCGTGGCCCGCGTGGCTACGCGTTCCTGCTGGCCGGCTACACCACTGCATTCATCGGTTTCCCGGCGGTGACCTCGCCGGAGACCATCTTCGACACCGTGGTGGCTCGCAGCGAGGAGATCATCCTCGGTACAGTGGTAGCGGTGCTGTTCGCCTCGCTGCTGTTCCCGGCCTCGGTGCGGCCGATGCTCGGCGCGCGCATCGGCAACTGGATGGAGGACGCGGCGCAGTGGTGCCGGCAGATCCTCGAGCGCGGCCGCGCGCATGCCCCACGCAACCGGCTGGCCGCCGACCTGGTGCAGTTCGAGGCGCTGATCGAGTTCCTGCGCCGCGATGACCCACGCCATGCCGGCGCGGCCGTCTCGATGGAGCGCCTGCGCGAACGCATGCTGTTGCTGCTGCCGGTGCTGTCATCGATCGCCGACCGCCTCAGTGCGCTGCGCAGCGATGGACAGACCCTGCCCGAGGGCCTGCCGACGCTGGTCGATGACATCCACGACTGGATCGACACGCCGTCCAGTGCCAGCGACTACGCGCGCCTGCGCGCACGCATCAGTGCGCTGAAGCCACAGGTGGACCGCGATCTGCAGCACCTGCAGCTGGCCAGCCTGCTGCTGCGCCTGGAGGAGCTGGTGGACCTGTGGCAGGACTGCCGCACCCTGCAGCACGCGATCGACCAGGGCACCGCGCCGCTGGACCGTGCGCACTACCGCATCCGCACCGAACGCGCCGCCACCGACAAGCACGTCGACTACGGCATGGCACTGTTCTCCGCGCTCAGCGCCGGCGTGGCGCTGATGAGCTACTGCGTGCTGTGGATCGGCCTGGGCTGGGAGGGCGGTGGCAACGGCGCGATGATGGCCGCGGTGACCGCCGCGTTCTTCGCGGCACAGGACGACCCGGCGCCGAGCATGGTCTCGTTCCTGGTGTGGGCGATGGTGGCTTCGCTGGTCGCCGGCGTGTACCTGTTCGGCGTGTTCCCCGCCGTGCACGACTTCGGCCTGCTGGCGCTGGTGCTGGCAGTGGTGTTCCTGCCGTTGGGCCTGCTGCTGCACCACCCGAAGAGCGCGCTGTTCGCGCTGCCGCTGACGGTCAACCTGGCTGCGCTGCTCAGCCTGCAGAACACCTACAGTGCCAACGTGCAGACCTTCGCCAACTCGTCGATCGCGATGTTCATCGGCATTGGCTTTGCGGTGGTGATGACCCGGCTGTTCCGCTCGGTGGGTGCCGAATGGACCGCGCGCCGGCTGGTACGGCAGGGCTGGACCACGCTGGCCGAGGCGGCCGAAGGCCGTGGCCAGCAGGATCGCCAGCGCTTCGCCGCGCGCATGCTGGATCTGCTCGGCCTGCTGGCACCGCGCCTGGCGGCGACCCCGGAAGGCAGCGACATCGCCTCGGTGGACATGCTCAACGAGGCGCGCATCGGCCTGAACATCCTGCAGCTGCGCCGCGCCCGCCTGGAGCTGCCGGAGCGCAGCCGTGAGGCGGTCGAGCACATCCTGGAGGAAGTGGCCGTGCACTATCGGCGGCAGATCGCCGCACGCAAGCCGATTGTGGCGGCCGAGGCGCTACGCGAACGGCTGGACACCTCATTGGGCCGGGTCGGCAGCGTGGCCGCCTGCAAGGCGCGCGACGAGGCGCTGATGGGCCTGGTCGGTCTGCGGTTTGCGCTGTTCCCGGAAGCGAAGGCGTTGGCGCCGGGATTAGCGGACGCCGCAGCGCCGTCCGTCTGA
- the recD gene encoding exodeoxyribonuclease V subunit alpha: protein MNLLRDLHRSGQLRTLDHALAISLKRLREDTPDDVALAAALASLAVAQGHAGFDPRQPQRVIDGIPAWPEPAQWLAQLQASPWVATPQDANAAAAEAPLVLENGLLYLRRYREYERQLAVGLQRIGRHPLPAPDMAAVAPLFARLFPHAATGEDHQARAAGVTLRHPLALVTGGPGTGKTTTIARLLLLLAAQAQHQGLPVPKVALAAPTGRAAERMAESLRLAVQRLQEQGLDPALCTALPSTGTTLHRLLGVIPDSPRFRHHADNPLPVDVVVVDEASMIDLPLMAKLVDAIASGTRLILLGDPDQLPSVEAGDVLSAILRASGDGIGTRADDAQALHGLLAAATLQPQAPPRAFAGRRVQLQRGYRQSDALDLAPLAQAVRGGDSGTALRLLRSGGLAGVRFHEGEADPLRGQREHLLDHWRALADAVDPAQALQQAGRLRVLTALREGPQGARGLNSRIEQLLAGNTPGYFQGRLLLITENSYRHRLFNGDIGICLRDGSGAMVAWFPGETADQPRAFHPAALPAHESAFAMTVHKAQGSEFDEVWLQLPRQDSRVLSRELVYTGLTRARQRLQVAGSAEVLEAALKRHASRLGGLAWRLGAEEVTEEPARGEEPTVQGTLF from the coding sequence ATGAACCTGCTGCGCGATCTGCATCGCAGTGGCCAGCTGCGCACCCTGGACCACGCCCTGGCCATCAGCCTCAAGCGCCTGCGCGAGGACACGCCGGACGACGTGGCACTGGCCGCCGCACTGGCCTCGCTGGCCGTGGCGCAGGGGCACGCTGGCTTCGATCCGCGCCAGCCCCAGCGCGTGATCGATGGCATTCCGGCATGGCCCGAACCTGCGCAGTGGCTGGCGCAGCTGCAAGCCTCGCCCTGGGTGGCGACCCCGCAGGATGCCAACGCCGCCGCCGCGGAAGCGCCGCTGGTGCTGGAGAACGGTCTGCTGTACCTGCGCCGCTACCGCGAATACGAGCGGCAGTTGGCTGTCGGCCTGCAACGCATCGGCCGCCATCCGCTGCCTGCACCGGACATGGCCGCCGTGGCGCCCCTGTTCGCGCGTCTGTTCCCGCACGCCGCAACGGGTGAGGACCACCAGGCCCGTGCGGCTGGCGTAACCCTGCGCCACCCGCTGGCCCTGGTCACCGGTGGCCCCGGTACCGGCAAGACCACCACCATCGCCCGCCTGCTGCTGCTGTTGGCGGCACAGGCGCAGCACCAGGGCCTGCCCGTGCCGAAGGTAGCGTTGGCTGCACCCACCGGCCGCGCCGCCGAGCGCATGGCCGAAAGCCTGCGCCTGGCCGTCCAGCGGCTGCAGGAGCAGGGGCTGGACCCGGCGCTGTGCACCGCGCTGCCCAGCACAGGCACCACCCTGCATCGCCTGCTCGGGGTGATTCCCGATTCACCGCGCTTCCGCCATCACGCCGACAACCCGTTGCCGGTGGACGTGGTGGTGGTCGACGAAGCCTCGATGATCGACCTGCCGCTGATGGCCAAGCTGGTCGACGCGATCGCCAGCGGTACCCGCCTGATCCTGCTCGGCGATCCCGACCAGTTGCCGTCAGTGGAAGCCGGTGATGTGCTCAGCGCCATCCTGCGCGCCAGCGGCGATGGCATCGGCACCCGTGCCGACGATGCGCAGGCGCTGCATGGACTGCTGGCAGCGGCCACGCTGCAGCCGCAGGCACCGCCGCGCGCGTTCGCAGGTCGCCGCGTGCAGTTGCAGCGTGGCTACCGGCAGAGTGATGCGCTGGACCTGGCGCCGCTGGCGCAGGCCGTGCGTGGCGGTGACAGTGGTACCGCCCTGCGCCTGCTGCGCAGTGGCGGGCTGGCTGGTGTCCGTTTCCATGAAGGCGAGGCGGACCCGTTGCGTGGCCAGCGCGAGCATCTGCTCGACCACTGGCGCGCACTGGCCGACGCAGTGGACCCGGCGCAGGCACTGCAGCAGGCCGGTCGCTTGCGCGTGCTGACCGCACTGCGCGAAGGCCCGCAGGGCGCGCGTGGCCTCAACAGCCGTATTGAACAGCTGCTGGCTGGCAACACCCCGGGCTACTTCCAGGGCCGGCTGCTGCTGATCACCGAAAACAGCTACCGCCACCGCCTGTTCAACGGCGATATCGGCATCTGCCTGCGCGATGGCAGCGGTGCGATGGTGGCCTGGTTCCCCGGCGAGACCGCCGACCAGCCGCGCGCCTTCCACCCGGCAGCGTTGCCCGCACACGAGAGCGCGTTCGCGATGACCGTGCACAAGGCGCAGGGTTCGGAGTTCGATGAAGTGTGGTTGCAGCTGCCGAGGCAGGACAGCCGCGTGTTGTCGCGCGAACTGGTCTACACCGGCCTGACCCGCGCCCGCCAGCGCCTGCAGGTGGCCGGTAGCGCCGAGGTGCTGGAGGCGGCATTGAAACGACATGCCAGCCGCCTCGGTGGCCTGGCCTGGCGACTGGGTGCGGAAGAGGTAACCGAGGAACCGGCGCGCGGCGAAGAACCCACCGTGCAAGGCACGTTGTTCTAA